CAACAGCCTGACCGATTGCATCTGTCATATTACGCTCAAAACGCTTGCTGCGCTTAGAAAGGATCGCTTTATAATCAAGTGCTTCTTCAGCTCTTGAAGCAATGTTGTTCATTGTTTGAACTGATTCTACTGGGTAGTCCCCGGCAGCCGTTTCACCTGAAAGCATGATTGCATCAGTGCCATCAAAGATTGCGTTAGCTACGTCAGATGCTTCAGCACGTGTCGGACGAGGGTTACGCTGCATTGAATCAAGCATTTGAGTAGCTGTGATCACAGGCTTTCCTACAGCGTTACACTTACGGATCAGCTGCTTTTGAACGAGTGGTACTTCTTCAGCAGGAATTTCAACGCCAAGGTCACCACGTGCAACCATCAGACCATCAGAAACCTGAAGAATCTCATCAATGTTATCTACACCTTCCTGATTTTCGATCTTCGGAATGATGTTGATTTTTGGAGATCCGTTCTTTTCAAGCAGCTCACGGATTTCCATTACATCTGATGCACGACGCACGAATGAAGCAGCGATAAAGTCAACGCCCTGCTCAATTCCAAACAGAATGTCATTTGCATCTTTATCAGTAATACCAGGCAGGTTTACTGATACGCCTGGTACGTTAACACCTTTTTTGTTTTTCAGTGTGCCTGTATTCATGATTTTCGTTCTGATTTCACCTGCATTCTTATCAATAGAAAGCACTTCAAGTCCGATCAGACCGTCATCAAGAAGAATTTTTGACCCTTCATGTACATCGTTTACAAGGTCGCTGTAAGTGATTGAAAACTTTTCAGTCGTTCCAACTACTTCTTCCATTGATACGATGATTTCGTTACCTGCAACAAGTTCAATTGCACCGTTTTCCATCGTGTTCGTACGGATCTCAGGGCCTTTTGTATCTAAAAGAATCCCGATATTTTTACCAAGCTTTGCTGCAGCTTCACGGATATTTTTGATTCTTGCACCATGCTCATCAAAGTCTCCGTGTGAGAAGTTCAGTCGTGCTACGTTCATTCCAGCTTCCATTAGCTGTGTCAGCTTTTCAATACTTTCACTGGCAGGGCCAATCGTACATACAATTTTAGTTTTTCTCATTAGTTTACCTCCTGAAATCAATTAAATAGATAGTTCCTGTGATAAGCGGTACAGATCAACGTCTGCCTTATGCTCCATCTTTAATGCTTCAATAATATCATAATCTACTAGTTCATTCTTCTGGATTCCTAC
This region of Jeotgalibacillus malaysiensis genomic DNA includes:
- a CDS encoding pyruvate kinase, which produces MRKTKIVCTIGPASESIEKLTQLMEAGMNVARLNFSHGDFDEHGARIKNIREAAAKLGKNIGILLDTKGPEIRTNTMENGAIELVAGNEIIVSMEEVVGTTEKFSITYSDLVNDVHEGSKILLDDGLIGLEVLSIDKNAGEIRTKIMNTGTLKNKKGVNVPGVSVNLPGITDKDANDILFGIEQGVDFIAASFVRRASDVMEIRELLEKNGSPKINIIPKIENQEGVDNIDEILQVSDGLMVARGDLGVEIPAEEVPLVQKQLIRKCNAVGKPVITATQMLDSMQRNPRPTRAEASDVANAIFDGTDAIMLSGETAAGDYPVESVQTMNNIASRAEEALDYKAILSKRSKRFERNMTDAIGQAVAHTALNLEVNAIIAPTESGHTAKMISKYRPEATIVAVTADSSVSRRLALVWGVYPQVGEKTETTDEMLDMAVTESLNSGCVKHGDLVVITAGVPVGESGTTNLMKIHIVGDVLAKGQGIGRKSGFGKVVTASNAKEALDKVTEGSILVTIGTDKEMMPAIEKCSALIVEEGGLTSHAAVVGLNLGLPVIVGVDNAIATFTDGQEVTVDAERGVVYNGHASVL